One Festucalex cinctus isolate MCC-2025b chromosome 1, RoL_Fcin_1.0, whole genome shotgun sequence genomic region harbors:
- the LOC144028313 gene encoding serine/threonine-protein kinase tousled-like 1-B, with product MSVQSNSGSGGGSLEATPSWSLLSSSPTISQQHITATAKLKEGPMDELHSLDPRRQELLEARFTGAVSGNTGGSTGSMSGGAKGLANESSNHSYGSLGSSSDKESENSDMKRGSSPAYSTPEKKHSESSRGRKRKADTYSESSQGKSTRGPKISDYFDFQGGNGSSPVRGLPSARRSPQSSHSAPGSIIRQNSSSPTSLCFGEHNPRSSKFVQTELTGLKLAALESNKSLDLEKKEGRIDDLLRANCDLRRQIDEQQKLLEKYKERLNKCITMSKKLLIEKSTQEKQSCREKSMQDRLRLGHFTTVRHGASYTEQWTDGYAFQNLIKQQEGINQQREDIERQRKLLAKRKPPNPASPSLSVASTSEPKQRKSKVVNGNDSDPFLKPSLPQLLTLAEYHEQEEIFKLRLGHLKKEEAEIQAELERLERVRNLHIRELKRINNEDSSAFKDHPTLNERYLLLHLLGRGGFSEVYKAFDLFEQRYAAVKIHQLNKNWREEKKENYHKHACREYRIHKQLDHPRIVKLYDYFSLDTDTFCTVLEFCEGNDLDFYLKQNKLMSEKEARSIVMQIVSALRYLNEIKPPIIHYDLKPGNILLVDGTACGEIKITDFGLSKIMDDDNYGVDGMDLTSQGAGTYWYLPPECFVVGKEPPKISNKVDVWSVGVIFFQCLYGRKPFGHNQSQQDILQENTILKATEVQFPAKPQASTEAKAFIRRCLAYRKEDRFDVHQLCSDSYLLPHMRRSNSSGSLQPTASSLATY from the exons ATGAGTGTCCAAAGTAACAGTGGAAGTGGTGGTGGAAGTTTGGAGGCGACGCCATCTTGGTCGCTGCTCTCCTCCTCCCCAACGATTTCTCAACAACATATAACGGCGACCGCAAAGCTCAAGGAAG GCCCCATGGACGAGCTGCATAGCTTGGACCCCCGGAGACAGGAGCTTCTAGAGGCTAGGTTCACGGGAGCTGTCAGTGGCAACACGGGAGGCAGCACTGGGAGCATGAGTGGAGGTGCCAAG GGTCTCGCCAACGAGTCGTCCAACCACAGCTACGGAAGTCTTGGCTCGTCCAGCGACAAGGAGTCTGAG AACTCTGATATGAAAAGAGGCAGCTCCCCTGCCTACTCA ACCCCAGAGAAGAAGCACTCCGAATCATCCAGAGGGAGGAAAAGAAAAGCTGACACCTATTCAGAGAGCAGTCAAG GGAAATCTACACGCGGACCCAAGATCAGCGACTACTTCGAT TTCCAGGGTGGAAATGGCTCTAGTCCGGTTCGAGGCTTGCCATCAGCTCGCCGCTCTCCACAGAGTTCACACTCGGCGCCTGgttcaatt ATCCGCCAGAACAGCTCCTCCCCCACCAGTTTGTGTTTTGGGGAACACAATCCCAGGTCCAGTAAATTTGTCCAG ACGGAGTTAACGGGGCTAAAACTTGCTGCTCTTGAGAGCAACAAGAGTCTGGATCTGGAGAAAAAAGAGGGTCGAATAGATGATCTTCTCAGG GCTAACTGTGACCTGCGTAGGCAGATCGACGAACAACAAAAACTCCTGGAAAAATACAAGGAGAGGCTCAACAAGTGTATCACTATGAGCAAGAAGCTTCTCATAGAGAAG AGCACCCAGGAGAAACAGTCATGTCGTGAGAAGAGCATGCAAGACCGCCTCCGTCTGGGCCACTTCACCACCGTGAGACACGGAGCGTCTTACACAGAGCAGTGGACTGACGGATATGCATTCCAAAACCTCATCAA GCAGCAAGAAGGTATCAACCAGCAGAGGGAGGATATCGAGCGACAGCGCAAGCTGCTCGCCAAGAGGAAGCCTCCAAACCCCGCGTCTCCCTCCCTCTCCGTGGCCTCAACCTCTGAACCTAAGCAGAGAAAAAGCAAGGTGGTCAACGGCAACGATTCCGACCCCTTCCTCAAGCCATCCCTGCCCCAGCT ATTGACCCTTGCAGAGTACCATGAACAGGAAGAGATATTCAAGCTTCGCCTTGGACATCTGAAGAAG GAGGAGGCTGAGATCCAAGCGGAGCTGGAGCGGTTGGAACGTGTGAGGAACCTCCATATCAGAGAGCTGAAGAGGATAAACAATGAGGACAGCTCAGC GTTTAAAGACCATCCCACGCTGAACGAAAGGTACCTGTTGCTGCACTTGCTGGGCCGGGGCGGCTTCAGTGAAGTCTACAAG GCTTTTGACTTGTTTGAGCAGCGCTATGCAGCTGTTAAAATCCACCAGCTCAACAAGAACTGGAGGGAGGAGAAAAAAGAGAACTACCACAA GCATGCATGCAGAGAGTACCGGATACACAAACAGCTGGACCATCCCAGAATAGTCAAACTCTATGACTATTTCTCCCTGGATACTGACAC GTTCTGTACAGTTCTGGAGTTCTGCGAAGGCAACGACCTGGACTTCTActtgaaacaaaacaagctgATGTCAGAAAAGGAGGCCCGCTCCATCGTCATGCAGATTGTTAGCGCCCTGCGCTATCTCAATGAGATTAAACCTCCCATCATTCACTATGACCTCAAGCCCG GTAACATATTATTAGTGGATGGAACTGCATGTGGTGAAATCAAAATCACAGACTTTGGCCTGTCGAAGATCATGGATGATGACAATTATGGCGTGGATGGGATGGACCTCACGTCTCAGGGAGCAGGCACTTACTg GTACCTCCCTCCAGAATGTTTTGTCGTGGGCAAGGAGCCGCCCAAAATTTCCAACAAGGTGGATGTCTGGTCGGTGGGCGTTATCTTCTTCCAGTGCCTCTATGGTCGCAAG ccgTTTGGTCACAATCAGTCTCAGCAGGACATCCTCCAAGAAAACACAATCCTCAAAGCCACTGAGGTCCAGTTCCCTGCTAAACCACAGGCCAGCACCGAGGCCAAG GCGTTTATCCGCCGCTGTCTGGCCTACCGCAAGGAGGACAGGTTTGATGTGCACCAGCTGTGCTCCGATTCTTATCTTCTCCCTCACATGAGACGCTCCAACTCGTCCGGCTCGCTGCAACCCACCGCCTCGTCGCTCGCCACGTACTGA
- the LOC144028345 gene encoding unconventional myosin-VIIb-like: MGDYPIKQVRSPLELTDQIFGPATQHELLQDEIYCQIMKQMTNNSSRLSMERGWQLMWLCSGLFPPSPYLMRHAQRFLESRPREPLAAGCLQRLQRMRSKEPRKRPPPLVEVDAIQQNSTLIFHKIHFPNDTNDLFEVTSTTTIQELCCSITSQLKLSSPDGYGLYLKTPNKMLILTEQTYFFDSLREASELSKKGKKVREVNLAYALIFKRKLWFNVMPGKDLVADLTFHFPQELPKYLMGYHNCSKEHMIKLGGLLFRAKVDSDRSQFVMIPKMLKHLVPADQIKSASPEEWKKHIMSSYNKQSGITVEECKIAFLQTVSSWPTFGFTFFEVKQTCESSYPSTIWIAISKQGVSLIDPKSKELLVMHPFSRITECHSLGGYFQMTIGTMVRGNVFVCETSQGHTMEDLLRSYVGMYERQRQAFQSRNHMFT; the protein is encoded by the exons ATGGGCGACTACCCCATCAAACAGGTTCGCAGTCCGTTAGAGTTGACCGACCAGATATTTGGCCCCGCTACGCAACACGAGCTTTTGCAGGATGAGATCTACTGTCAGATCATGAAACAGATGACCAATAACAGCAGCAG GTTAAGCATGGAGCGCGGGTGGCAGctgatgtggctgtgttcaggcTTGTTCCCGCCCAGTCCGTATTTGATGAGACACGCTCAGCGATTCTTAGAGTCACGACCCAGAGAACCCTTGGCTGCAGGTTGTCTCCAGAGGCTGCAGCGGATGCGCAG TAAGGAGCCCAGGAAACGTCCTCCACCTCTGGTTGAGGTAGATGCCATCCAGCAGAACAGCACCCTCATTTTCCATAAAATTCACTTCCCAAATGACACAAATGAT CTGTTCGAGGTGACATCTACAACTACAATCCAAGAGCTGTGCTGCAGTATTACTTCCCAGCTAAAACTGAGCTCGCCAGATGGATATGGCCTCTATTTGAAAACACCAAATAAG ATGCTGATCTTGACTGAGCAGACGTATTTCTTTGACAGTTTACGGGAGGCATCGGAACTttcaaagaaaggaaaaaaagtgagaGAAG TCAATTTAGCGTACGCTCTGATTTTTAAGAGGAAGCTGTGGTTCAATGTGATGCCAGGAAAAGACTTGGTTGCAGACCTCACCTTCCATTTCCCGCAG GAGCTGCCAAAATACCTTATGGGGTATCACAACTGCAGCAAAGAGCACATGATCAAGCTTGGCGGGCTGCTTTTCAGAGCCAAAGTGGATTCTGACAGGTCACAGTTTGTCATGATCCCCAAAATGCTCAAACACTTGGTCCCTGCTGACCAGATTAAAAGCGCATCCCCCGAGGAATGGAAGAAG CACATCATGTCATCCTACAACAAGCAGAGCGGCATCACAGTGGAGGAATGCAAAATTGCCTTCCTGCAAACCGTATCAAGCTGGCCAACCTTTGGCTTTACCTTCTTTGAAGTGAAA CAAACTTGTGAGTCAAGCTACCCAAGTACAATTTGGATTGCCATCAGCAAGCAAGGTGTAAGCTTAATCGACCCAAAGTCAAAG GAGTTGCTGGTCATGCACCCATTCAGCCGCATCACAGAGTGCCACAGCTTAGGCGGATACTTCCAGATGACCATCGGCACCATGGTCCGAGGGAACGTCTTTGTCTGTGAAACCTCACAG GGTCACACAATGGAGGACCTTCTCAGATCTTATGTCGGGATGTATGAAAGGCAAAGGCAGGCCTTTCAATCCAGAAACCACATGTTTACTTGA